A window from Chlamydia gallinacea 08-1274/3 encodes these proteins:
- a CDS encoding class I fructose-bisphosphate aldolase: MLNIYDLLGNDADNLLNYTCQCIPQGTLTLPSKDFVDRVFSNSDRNNRVLRSLQTMFSHGRLADTGYLSILPVDQGVEHTAGASFSPNPIYFDPENIIMLAIESGCSAVASSYGVLSLLSRKYAHKIPFILKLNHNELLSYPTTYHQIFFSQVESAYSMGAIGVGATIYFGSETSSQEIVTVSQAFARARELGLATILWCYLRNSHFIVNGIDYHSAADLTGQANHLGVTLGADIIKQKLPTCQGGFKAINFSKTDDRVYSELSSLHPIDLCRYQVLNNYCGKAGLINSGGPSGKDDFSEAAKTAVINKRAGGMGLILGRKAFQKPLAEGIQLLNLIQDIYLDPNITIA, translated from the coding sequence ATGCTGAATATCTACGATTTATTAGGAAATGATGCTGACAACTTATTAAATTATACATGCCAATGCATTCCACAGGGAACTCTTACCCTTCCTTCTAAGGACTTTGTTGATCGTGTTTTTTCCAATTCTGATAGAAATAATCGAGTGCTAAGATCTTTACAAACCATGTTTTCTCATGGACGCCTTGCTGATACCGGGTATCTCTCAATTCTTCCTGTGGATCAAGGTGTGGAGCATACAGCAGGAGCTTCCTTTTCTCCTAATCCCATATATTTTGATCCTGAAAACATTATTATGCTCGCTATAGAAAGCGGATGTTCTGCCGTAGCCTCTTCGTACGGAGTTCTTAGCCTACTATCTAGAAAATATGCTCACAAAATTCCCTTTATCTTAAAGCTAAATCACAATGAACTTCTTTCTTACCCAACTACCTATCACCAAATTTTCTTTAGTCAGGTAGAAAGTGCTTATTCTATGGGAGCTATTGGTGTAGGAGCTACCATTTACTTTGGCTCAGAAACCTCTTCTCAAGAAATTGTAACTGTCTCTCAAGCATTCGCTAGAGCTAGAGAACTTGGGTTAGCAACAATACTTTGGTGTTATTTAAGAAATAGTCACTTTATTGTTAACGGCATAGACTACCACTCAGCTGCAGATCTAACTGGTCAAGCAAATCACTTGGGAGTTACCCTTGGAGCAGACATCATTAAACAAAAACTCCCCACATGCCAGGGAGGATTTAAAGCTATTAACTTTAGTAAAACTGATGATAGAGTGTACTCAGAGCTTTCATCTCTACATCCAATAGATTTGTGCCGTTATCAAGTGCTAAATAATTACTGCGGTAAAGCGGGTCTCATTAACTCAGGAGGTCCTTCAGGAAAAGATGACTTTTCTGAAGCTGCAAAGACTGCTGTAATTAACAAACGTGCAGGAGGTATGGGGTTAATTTTAGGTAGAAAAGCTTTTCAAAAACCACTTGCCGAAGGCATACAATTACTCAACTTAATTCAAGATATTTATTTGGACCCCAATATTACAATAGCGTAA